Proteins encoded within one genomic window of Anopheles gambiae chromosome 3, idAnoGambNW_F1_1, whole genome shotgun sequence:
- the LOC1272638 gene encoding ionotropic receptor 25a, which translates to MQIHFKQKVLFCFVYFCRKFTLKESFWFALTSFTPQGGGEAPKALSGRTLVAAYWLFVVLMLATFTANLAAFLTVERMQTPVQSLEQLSRQSRIKYTVVKDSDTHDYFRNMKNAEDVLYQMWRNLTLSSGNDQAQYRVWDYPIKEQYINILSAIESANPVATAAEGFRRVNERLDADFAFIHDSAEIRYEISRNCNFTEVGEVFAEQPYGIAVQQGSHLQDELSYFILELQKERYFESLTAKFWNNSARSQCPNTDDSEGITLESLGGVFIATLVGLALAMITLLGEVIYYRRKETSRNFIKVAPFGNADKPMARDGKRIALKQKSIAAVKHLLDLDTPAKALRGATTTVKINTKKEKPIPKEITIGNKFVSAAEKQQKLSYISIMPRNAIH; encoded by the coding sequence ATGcaaattcattttaaacaaaaagtgctgttttgctttgtctatttttgcagaaaattcACACTGAAGGAAAGCTTCTGGTTTGCTTTGACCTCTTTCACCCCACAGGGTGGCGGGGAAGCACCGAAAGCCCTCTCGGGTAGAACGCTTGTGGCTGCATACTGGCTATTTGTGGTTCTAATGCTGGCTACTTTCACAGCGAATCTAGCCGCCTTTCTCACGGTCGAACGCATGCAAACGCCTGTTCAATCGCTGGAGCAGCTATCACGGCAAAGCCGCATCAAGTACACGGTCGTGAAGGATTCCGATACGCACGACTACTTCCGTAACATGAAAAACGCAGAAGACGTGCTGTACCAAATGTGGCGCAATCTTACACTGTCCAGTGGGAACGATCAGGCGCAGTATCGCGTCTGGGACTATCCGATAAAAGAGCAGTACATCAACATCCTGTCCGCGATCGAGTCTGCCAACCCGGTAGCTACAGCAGCTGAAGGGTTCCGCCGTGTCAACGAGCGCCTCGATGCTGACTTTGCATTCATACACGATTCCGCCGAAATAAGGTACGAAATATCGCGCAACTGCAATTTCACAGAGGTCGGCGAGGTTTTTGCCGAGCAGCCGTACGGGATCGCCGTACAGCAGGGCAGCCATTTGCAGGACGAGTTAAGCTATTTCATACTTGAGCTGCAAAAGGAGCGCTACTTCGAGTCGCTCACGGCTAAATTTTGGAACAACAGTGCCCGGTCCCAATGTCCCAACACCGACGACAGTGAGGGTATCACGCTGGAAAGTCTGGGGGGTGTATTCATAGCGACATTGGTGGGATTAGCGCTTGCAATGATCACACTGCTCGGTGAGGTAATTTACTATCGTCGTAAGGAGACCAGCCGAAATTTTATTAAAGTAGCACCATTCGGAAATGCGGACAAACCCATGGCGCGGGATGGTAAGCGCATTGCTCTGAAACAAAAATCGATCGCTGCGGTGAAACATCTGCTCGATTTGGACACGCCAGCTAAGGCGCTTCGCGGTGCGACGACGACAGTGAAAATCAACACGAAAAAAGAGAAGCCAATACCGAAGGAAATTACGATCGGCAATAAGTTTGTATCGGCGgcagaaaagcaacaaaaacttTCCTACATTTCCATAATGCCTAGGAATGCTATACATTAG